Within the archaeon BMS3Bbin15 genome, the region TGAAATTTTATTTTTAATGGCTCTTTATAAAAACTTATACCTTAACCACAAGTACATCGCACTTTGCTCTTCTCACAACCCTCTGAGCAATACTGCCCAATGCTATTTCTTCAGTACCATAACCCCTCGAACCCATAACTATCAAATCATACCTTTCAGAAATTTTAACAATCTCATAAGCGGGATGACCTTCAAGCATTATAAGTTCAACCTCCATGCCATACGTTGCTGTCTTTTCCCTGAAACGTCTGAGCACTTCCTCCCCTTCCTTTTTAACCTTGGCATAAACCTCATGAATCAGCTCTTCTGCCCACCTGAACCTGCCTGTATCTACAACATATG harbors:
- a CDS encoding putative universal stress protein; its protein translation is MCDNLLLVLYKFLVEYLCILYKTILVATDGSYQSKAAEDRAIKLALNFSSNLAGAYVVDTGRFRWAEELIHEVYAKVKKEGEEVLRRFREKTATYGMEVELIMLEGHPAYEIVKISERYDLIVMGSRGYGTEEIALGSIAQRVVRRAKCDVLVVKV